Proteins encoded together in one Bifidobacteriaceae bacterium window:
- a CDS encoding toll/interleukin-1 receptor domain-containing protein gives MSILTVQLEVAAPRTQDERLPRDDARHLAVGRQQPSGGSQGEAAGPFLCHASEDKSFARELATALRRTGVNVWLDEWELVPGDSLIEGVFVHGIQPAGALVALLSEASICKPWVRKELNVAISRSLSEEFRIIPVLLGGLTEADLPTPLMDTLCVVHRTMDETVEAVRSGLLGNSDRPPLGIGTPRTRRKCASKGLRL, from the coding sequence ATGTCAATCTTGACTGTTCAACTGGAAGTAGCGGCACCGCGCACTCAAGACGAACGTCTTCCCCGTGACGACGCCCGACACCTTGCCGTCGGCAGGCAGCAGCCGTCTGGCGGAAGTCAAGGTGAAGCGGCTGGACCATTCCTCTGCCATGCGTCAGAGGACAAATCCTTTGCACGGGAGCTCGCGACTGCACTGCGTCGCACGGGCGTTAACGTTTGGCTCGACGAATGGGAGTTGGTACCCGGGGACTCGTTGATCGAGGGGGTTTTCGTTCATGGCATCCAACCTGCGGGGGCTCTGGTTGCTTTGCTGTCCGAGGCGAGCATCTGCAAACCTTGGGTCCGAAAAGAACTCAACGTTGCCATCTCAAGAAGTCTAAGCGAAGAATTCAGAATCATCCCTGTCCTCCTTGGTGGATTGACCGAAGCCGATTTGCCCACACCGCTGATGGACACTCTTTGCGTAGTTCATCGAACCATGGATGAGACAGTTGAAGCGGTCAGGAGCGGTCTTCTGGGAAACTCGGATCGCCCTCCTCTGGGCATCGGAACGCCGAGGACTCGGCGAAAGTGTGCCTCAAAGGGACTACGCTTGTGA